A region from the Lemur catta isolate mLemCat1 chromosome 7, mLemCat1.pri, whole genome shotgun sequence genome encodes:
- the ADM gene encoding pro-adrenomedullin has protein sequence MKLISVALMYLGSLAFLGADTARLDVASEFRKKWNKWALSRGKRELRVSSSYPTGLADVKAGPAQTLIRPQDMKGASRSPQDSSPDAARIRVKRYRQSMNNFQGLRSFGCRFGTCTVQKLAHQIYQFTDKDKDGVAPRSKISPQGYGRRRRRSLPEAGRDRTLSSEPQARGAPAFGVHLATLRRI, from the exons ATGAAGCTGATTTCCGTCGCCCTGATGTACCTGGGGTCACTCGCCTTCCTAGGCGCGGACACCGCGAGGCTAGATGTGGCGTCGGAGTTCCGAAAGAA GTGGAATAAATGGGCTCTAAGTCGTGGGAAGAGGGAACTGCGGGTGTCCAGCAGCTACCCCACCGGGCTTGCTGACGTGAAGGCCGGGCCTGCCCAGACTCTCATTCGGCCCCAGGACATGAAGGGCGCCTCTCGAAGCCCCCAGGACAG CAGTCCTGACGCAGCCCGCATCCGAGTCAAGCGCTACCGCCAGAGCATGAACAACTTCCAGGGCCTCCGAAGCTTTGGCTGCCGCTTCGGAACGTGCACAGTGCAGAAGCTGGCACACCAGATCTACCAGTTCACAGACAAGGACAAGGACGGCGTCGCCCCCAGGAGCAAGATCAGCCCCCAGGGCTACGGCCGCCGGCGCAGGCGCTCCCTGCCAGAGGCTGGCCGGGATCGGACTCTGTCTTCCGAGCCACAGGCACGCGGGGCTCCAGCCTTTGGGGTGCACCTCGCCACTCTCCGTAGGATATAG